agcatttcccacagtcagagcaggagtacggTTTCTCTCCAGAATGTTTTCGCAGGTGTATTTCAAGATATGATGGGAATGGGAAACTCTTCTCACAGTGAGGACAGTGGtgaggcttctctccagtgtgcgTTCGATGGTGCACGTTCAAGCCACTTAGTTGGGAGAAACTCATCCCACAGTCAGAACAggaataaggcttctctccagaaTGTTTCCGCAGATGTCTTTCAAGATATGATGGGAATGGGAAACTCTCCTCACAGTGAGGACAGCGGtgaggcttctctccagtgtgcgTTCGATGGTGCACGTTCAAGCCACTCAGTTGGGAGAAACTCATCCCACAGTCAGAACAggaataaggcttctctccagaaTGTTTTCGCACGTGTCTTTCAAGATATGAAAGGAACGGGAAACTCTTCTCACAGTGAGGACAGCGGTGAGGCTTCTTCACTTTGCTCACTTTCCGACGTTGCTTGACTGAAGCAGGAAATGTCTCAACTTGGTCAGAGGAGTTAGGcgtctctcctgtgtgaatgacagcagaacaacagatgaaCAGGTGTAACACAATCATTGCCTCAAATTATAATAAAAGATGTGCACAATTAAGCAGTACTGAAAATGGATATAGACAACTCTGCTTTAAATGGGAGGTTTCTCTGCTTGAAGTGTATGGAGATCCATGGTGGGGCtacctttttatttttattttattctacCTAGGTTTGTTTTACCTTAATTTTACCTTAATTTAATTAGGCTATGTATTCTATTTACAATGAGTTCTACTACCACTGGTGAGCACCTTTAATCTGAGATTAATGaactcatttaaaaaaattttaTAAAATAATACTCTGACCGGCCTAAACATTCTACATAAAACCTGCTTTTTACCAGGATCAACAGATTCACCAAcgtcttccttctcctctctgttaATGGTGACATTCAGCCCCAGTGTTTGACTTCTGTCTGCCATCTTCTCTGACGCCATCTCTggactctctcctgtgtgaacgagAACAGACGAACATGTCGAAAGCTGCAATACACATCAAAACTATAGTATTGCAAGTAGTCAACTTGCAGGGGAtaaatgtatttatgtattaCTAAAACCATGTCACAAAGTGGCACGCAAACAACTAAATAACCCAAGTATGTCTTTTAATCTGCCGTGCTCAAGCCACAACAGCAAAAATAGGATAGTGtcttaacctgttgatcctaccccctactttttcgaaacattctgttaaaaatcgcgcaacatttcagcgccctgctgctcatgtaGTGCTCAAGCCACAACAGCAAATGAAAAATAGGATAGTGTCTCAAAAAAATAATAACGTAATCAATCTGTCTGGCTAAAAAGGTAAGTATGAAAACCAGCAGACACCGTTGCCCTCGGACGAGAAAACCTGCCCTTCCTTCCCTGGGTAATCATCGCATTCCCTTCCTTCCCTGGGTAATCATCGCATTCCCTTCCTTCCCTGGGTAATCATCACATTCCCTTCCTTCCCTGGGTAATCATCGCATTCCCTTCCTTCCCTGGGTAATCATCACATTCCCTTCCTTCCCTGGGTAAACATCGCATTCCCTTCCTTCCCTGGGTAATCATCGCATTCCCTTCCTTCCCTGGGTAATCATCGCATTCCCTTCCTTCCCTGGGTAAACATCACATTCCCTTCCTTCCCTGGGTAATCATCACATTCCCTTCCTTCCCTGGGTAAACATCACATTCCCTTCCTTACCTTCCCTGGGTAATCATCACATCCCCTTCCTTACCTGGGTAATCGTCACATTCCCAAATCTTCACTTCCTCCTCTTTATCTTTCGTGATGACATTGAGCAGGAGTGTCTGACTGCTGTCTTTCACTGACGCCATCTCTCCTGTGATGCACAAAACCTGGAAaataacataaaaaaaaaaatgtctgtaTGAAATGCAGGACTGTTACATAATTTGAATACTTGCTAGCTAGTTGCCCCCCTCACCCTCACCCCCCGCCTTTGGCTGGCTAAGCTA
This sequence is a window from Oncorhynchus gorbuscha isolate QuinsamMale2020 ecotype Even-year linkage group LG17, OgorEven_v1.0, whole genome shotgun sequence. Protein-coding genes within it:
- the LOC124001905 gene encoding zinc finger protein 239-like, translating into MYDFALATKTRLQVLCITGEMASVKDSSQTLLLNVITKDKEEEVKIWECDDYPGESPEMASEKMADRSQTLGLNVTINREEKEDVGESVDPGETPNSSDQVETFPASVKQRRKVSKVKKPHRCPHCEKSFPFLSYLERHVRKHSGEKPYSCSDCGMSFSQLSGLNVHHRTHTGEKPHRCPHCEESFPFPSYLERHLRKHSGEKPYSCSDCGMSFSQLSGLNVHHRTHTGEKPHHCPHCEKSFPFPSYLEIHLRKHSGEKPYSCSDCGKCFTTSSHLTSHRRTHTGEKPYSCSDCGKSFPFPSYLERHLRKHSGEKPYCCSDCGKCFTTSSNLTLHQSAHRGEALEPI